In Oscillatoria acuminata PCC 6304, a single window of DNA contains:
- a CDS encoding alpha-2-macroglobulin family protein, translated as MRLIRRTWTWFILGLLLSFTIAACNFFQTASTLKQLPAVAPLAMPELPEWIEEISPTGEADPLAQIRIRFTDPVIPLESLDSPEQTAKLNQFQITPELPGEFRFLTPRMVGFQPDEALPKATRIQITLKAGLADLNNHQLSQDLAWTFNTEPLKLTNLPTSDPADEYSEPQWIDLKQPLEFTSNVPLNLNSLKQHVKLVPVGRNEGVSLQVDSLDSEEALTASSVLAFDPSLQTWDYQITPQQELEKGTEYRVEITPGLEPARGNLVSQHSFTSQVKTYEALQFQEMELYGKPEFGFAYGRFLNGAPQLTFNNVIDPESVENQITINPPPKSEPKLIQAHANSNEIRLNPWALEPATQYTINIGSDVQDKYGQKLGQPITLNYQTGDLAAEIWAPSDLNVFPSSKDLELTLSAVNLPNSAYKAAYRIVEPTDLVFTDSAYPRGNGTDLLPDPNNWQSFPISSPPKNQTATVAIPLRERLGGTTGLLAYGIQGRTNSYQENGQQKWSEPTSYGLVQLTNLGVFAQWFPDTGLVKVNHLSDGSAVGNARVEIYQSQTNATTRSPVTPCTTGTTNATGLLVLNSQQVQRCRQSAEEAPELLAVARENQDWAYTRIWSYSGAYGYGIDGEWNAGGPLSRGTIFSDRQLYKPGETAEFTAVAYYQENGDLIQHKNAAYTVTLRDPEGNETALGTQTTNEFGTFSLEVPLGSDLPLGYYSLVAKSNNNVELNGEFRIAEFKPPNFQVQLNLDKTYALSNEKIQAKAESNYLFGSPVAGGNAKYYITRSPEEFTPPGWTEFSFGRQWFWPEEQPELSSEVLQQTARLDNSGFNTLNFTIDRDLPYPMTYRIDAEVTDISNLSVANSQTLTALPSDKLIGVKTNFVADAGKPFSIEAIVTDPSGTAINGQTLRVELQKMDYSSVTRVVEGSRTPRYQVDYETVATETLKTGNTPKTVSITPPEAGSYRIRVNLANAKTDATATDVQIWATGTRGVSWGRRSDRENFLEVKLDKDTYQPGEIATALIQSPYPEAELYFAVVRDQPLYQTITKVSGGAPQIQFKVTPEMLPNAAVEAVLIRQGPPLDQVEPANVEDLVKIGFAPFKTDLGEKYLTVQVTPTQATVQPGTQETVQLQVTDSQNRPVQGQLTLMVVNEAVLQLTGYRPPNLVDTVYAEQPISTRWSDNRFDVVLSPLSSPLQKGWGYGGGFSAGSGSTEIRTEFKPLAYYNGSVMSDRNGRATVSFPLPDDLTTWRVMAVATTTDMRFGNGDNTFISSKPLMATPLLPQFVRPGDRFSGGLALTNTTGEKGRLQIQGAVSENLYFADDTTTSQSFQTEAASGTRAYRFPMQASTLGEGTVRFVSQLNRQGDAFEVPLSVKQLSVSETVVETGTTENQANIPLNIDNNVLPNVGGLQIDLASTLIPEITAPARDTFAEDSLPFLEPAASQLSVAANLQILGQKYPQALGEFNPPEQAAIALDLLQKLQQPDGGFAAYPGQTQSDPFLTAYAAESLSQGRTAGFAVDEAMVSRLRGYLQKTLADPGQYSYCTSQSCKNRVRLGALMALSELGERRNDFLADIYAQRNDLDAVAQTKLARYLGQFPEWQTEAQSLSNQRFETVAETGRSATVNLPQGWGWLSSATTAQAQTLRLAIAKEANPTVRSRLLQGLLNQRREGTWENSYANAEALSALVAYSNSQPTPPNFTATANLGGNTLDSMQFQGYENSRQFIQVAMDSLPKGQTNLTLNKTGNGTLHYLVEYGYRLPGNQPGRYNGLRVQRNISPVGGDKAIAQFGLAKPDKNLVVDAGQVFDIGLEIISDRPVDHVVITDPLPAGFEAVDSSFQTTTSAVKSAQSSWEIGYQNLYSDRIVAYADRLQPGVYTLHYLVRSVTPGIYEWPGAHVHLQYAPEEFGRSASSSLEVKE; from the coding sequence ATGCGTCTAATCCGTAGAACTTGGACGTGGTTTATTTTAGGTCTGCTACTCTCATTCACCATAGCAGCCTGCAATTTCTTTCAAACTGCTTCAACCCTTAAACAACTCCCGGCAGTAGCGCCTCTCGCTATGCCTGAACTTCCCGAGTGGATCGAAGAGATTTCCCCCACGGGAGAAGCGGACCCCTTGGCCCAAATTCGCATCCGGTTTACAGATCCCGTAATTCCCCTGGAAAGTCTGGATTCACCGGAACAAACCGCCAAATTAAATCAATTTCAAATCACCCCGGAACTTCCGGGAGAATTTAGATTTTTAACCCCGCGCATGGTGGGATTTCAGCCCGATGAAGCCCTGCCTAAAGCCACTCGCATTCAAATCACCCTCAAAGCGGGTTTAGCCGATTTAAACAATCATCAACTCAGCCAAGATTTAGCCTGGACCTTCAATACCGAACCGCTTAAACTTACCAATTTACCAACCAGCGACCCTGCCGATGAATATAGCGAACCCCAATGGATTGACCTGAAACAACCCCTGGAATTTACCTCTAACGTGCCGCTGAATCTCAATTCCCTGAAACAGCACGTTAAATTAGTTCCTGTCGGCAGAAATGAAGGGGTTTCTCTGCAAGTCGATTCCTTGGACTCTGAGGAGGCTTTGACAGCGAGTTCCGTCTTAGCATTTGACCCGTCTTTACAGACTTGGGACTATCAAATTACCCCGCAACAGGAGTTGGAAAAAGGCACAGAGTACCGAGTGGAAATTACCCCAGGATTAGAACCAGCCCGGGGAAACTTAGTGAGTCAGCACTCTTTTACCAGTCAGGTCAAAACTTATGAAGCCCTGCAATTCCAAGAGATGGAATTGTACGGAAAACCCGAGTTTGGATTTGCTTACGGACGTTTTTTGAATGGAGCACCCCAATTAACGTTTAATAACGTAATAGACCCAGAATCGGTGGAAAATCAAATTACCATCAATCCGCCGCCTAAATCCGAACCTAAGCTAATTCAAGCCCATGCCAATTCTAACGAAATCAGACTCAATCCTTGGGCCTTAGAACCGGCAACTCAATATACCATTAATATTGGGTCTGACGTTCAAGATAAATATGGACAAAAATTAGGGCAACCGATTACCCTCAATTACCAAACCGGAGATTTAGCCGCAGAAATTTGGGCACCTTCAGACTTGAATGTGTTTCCCAGTAGCAAAGATTTAGAATTGACCCTTTCAGCGGTTAATCTACCCAATTCTGCCTATAAAGCCGCCTATCGGATTGTCGAACCCACGGATTTAGTCTTTACCGATTCCGCCTATCCCCGAGGAAATGGCACTGACTTATTACCAGACCCCAATAATTGGCAAAGTTTCCCCATTTCATCTCCCCCGAAAAATCAGACGGCTACGGTAGCAATTCCCTTGCGAGAACGCCTAGGGGGGACAACAGGACTATTAGCTTATGGGATTCAGGGACGGACCAATTCTTATCAAGAAAACGGCCAACAAAAATGGAGTGAACCCACCTCTTATGGCCTGGTTCAACTCACCAATTTAGGCGTTTTTGCCCAGTGGTTTCCCGATACTGGACTGGTGAAAGTCAATCATTTGTCTGATGGGTCAGCGGTTGGCAATGCCAGGGTGGAGATTTATCAATCTCAAACCAATGCTACCACGCGATCGCCTGTCACCCCCTGTACCACGGGAACCACCAATGCCACCGGACTTTTAGTCTTGAATTCCCAACAGGTGCAACGCTGCCGCCAGAGTGCAGAAGAAGCCCCAGAATTACTAGCAGTCGCCCGCGAAAACCAAGATTGGGCCTATACCCGAATTTGGTCCTATAGCGGCGCTTATGGATATGGCATTGATGGCGAATGGAATGCCGGAGGACCCCTCTCTCGCGGGACAATTTTTAGCGACAGACAACTCTATAAACCCGGAGAAACCGCCGAGTTTACTGCCGTCGCTTACTATCAGGAAAATGGCGACTTAATCCAACACAAAAATGCCGCTTATACCGTCACCTTGCGCGACCCCGAAGGCAACGAAACCGCCCTCGGAACTCAAACGACCAATGAATTTGGTACTTTCTCCTTAGAAGTTCCCCTGGGAAGCGATTTACCCTTGGGATACTATTCCCTTGTCGCCAAATCCAACAACAATGTAGAACTGAACGGCGAATTCCGGATTGCTGAATTCAAACCACCCAACTTTCAAGTCCAACTCAATCTCGATAAAACCTACGCCCTCAGTAACGAAAAAATTCAAGCAAAAGCTGAAAGTAATTATCTATTTGGTTCCCCAGTTGCCGGCGGCAATGCCAAATATTACATCACGCGATCGCCGGAGGAATTCACCCCTCCTGGTTGGACAGAATTCAGCTTTGGCCGCCAATGGTTTTGGCCCGAAGAACAACCAGAACTTTCCAGTGAAGTCCTCCAACAAACCGCGAGGTTAGATAACAGCGGTTTCAATACCTTAAACTTTACCATTGACCGGGATTTACCCTATCCCATGACCTATCGGATTGATGCAGAAGTTACCGATATTTCTAATCTCTCCGTTGCCAATTCTCAAACCTTGACCGCCTTACCCAGCGACAAATTAATCGGAGTCAAAACTAACTTTGTCGCCGATGCCGGGAAACCGTTTTCTATCGAGGCGATCGTCACCGACCCTAGCGGAACTGCCATCAACGGACAAACCCTGCGGGTGGAACTGCAAAAAATGGATTACAGCAGCGTCACCCGGGTAGTCGAAGGCAGTCGGACCCCCCGCTATCAGGTAGACTATGAAACGGTCGCCACGGAAACCCTGAAAACCGGCAATACCCCGAAAACCGTCTCTATCACCCCTCCGGAAGCGGGTTCCTATCGGATTCGGGTCAACCTTGCCAATGCCAAAACCGACGCCACCGCCACCGATGTGCAAATTTGGGCCACGGGAACTCGGGGAGTGAGTTGGGGACGCCGTAGCGATCGCGAGAACTTCCTAGAAGTCAAACTCGACAAAGATACCTACCAACCCGGTGAGATTGCCACCGCCTTAATCCAGTCTCCCTACCCCGAAGCCGAACTCTACTTCGCCGTGGTCCGAGACCAACCCTTGTATCAAACTATCACCAAAGTGAGTGGCGGTGCACCCCAAATCCAATTTAAAGTCACCCCAGAAATGCTCCCCAATGCAGCAGTCGAAGCGGTTCTCATCCGCCAAGGACCGCCCTTAGACCAAGTGGAACCGGCCAATGTGGAAGATTTGGTCAAAATCGGCTTTGCACCGTTTAAAACCGATTTAGGGGAAAAATATCTCACCGTCCAAGTCACCCCCACCCAAGCAACGGTGCAACCGGGTACTCAGGAAACCGTCCAACTGCAAGTCACCGACAGCCAAAACCGTCCCGTCCAAGGGCAATTAACGTTGATGGTGGTGAATGAGGCGGTCTTACAACTCACAGGATATCGTCCGCCCAACTTAGTAGATACGGTATATGCAGAACAACCGATTTCCACCCGATGGAGTGATAACCGCTTCGATGTTGTGCTATCTCCCCTGAGTTCTCCCTTACAAAAAGGCTGGGGATATGGCGGTGGATTCTCTGCCGGTTCCGGCAGTACCGAAATTCGCACCGAGTTTAAACCCTTGGCCTATTACAATGGGTCTGTGATGAGCGATCGCAACGGACGGGCGACCGTCAGCTTCCCCCTGCCGGATGATTTAACCACCTGGCGAGTCATGGCCGTTGCCACCACTACCGATATGCGTTTTGGGAATGGAGACAATACCTTTATCTCCAGTAAACCCCTAATGGCAACTCCCCTGTTACCGCAATTTGTGCGGCCCGGCGATCGCTTCTCAGGCGGCCTCGCCCTCACCAATACCACCGGCGAAAAAGGCCGATTACAAATCCAAGGTGCAGTGAGTGAGAACCTGTATTTTGCTGACGATACAACAACCAGTCAAAGTTTTCAAACCGAAGCTGCATCAGGAACTCGCGCCTATCGCTTCCCCATGCAAGCCTCCACTCTCGGCGAAGGAACCGTGCGTTTTGTCAGTCAATTAAACCGCCAGGGAGATGCCTTCGAGGTTCCCCTATCCGTCAAACAACTCTCCGTGAGTGAGACTGTGGTCGAGACCGGGACTACGGAAAATCAGGCGAATATTCCCCTGAATATAGACAACAACGTGCTGCCGAATGTCGGAGGATTACAAATCGACCTAGCATCAACCCTCATCCCGGAAATTACGGCCCCAGCGCGAGATACATTTGCAGAGGATAGCTTACCCTTTTTAGAACCGGCAGCCTCACAACTGTCCGTGGCCGCTAACCTGCAAATTCTCGGACAAAAGTACCCGCAAGCATTAGGAGAATTTAACCCACCAGAACAAGCAGCGATCGCCCTCGATCTCCTGCAAAAACTCCAGCAACCTGATGGCGGATTTGCTGCCTATCCGGGACAAACTCAATCGGACCCATTCCTCACCGCTTACGCTGCGGAAAGTTTATCCCAAGGGAGAACCGCTGGATTTGCAGTGGATGAAGCAATGGTCTCACGTCTGCGCGGATACTTACAAAAAACCCTCGCCGACCCGGGACAATATTCCTATTGCACCAGTCAATCCTGTAAAAACCGCGTCCGTCTCGGCGCATTAATGGCCCTCTCCGAACTGGGAGAACGGCGCAACGACTTCCTCGCGGATATATATGCTCAACGCAATGACTTAGATGCCGTCGCACAAACCAAACTGGCGCGATATTTAGGACAATTCCCCGAATGGCAAACCGAGGCGCAATCCCTCTCGAATCAACGCTTTGAAACCGTCGCCGAAACTGGGCGATCGGCTACGGTTAACCTGCCTCAAGGATGGGGATGGTTAAGTTCCGCTACCACCGCACAAGCACAAACCCTGCGCTTGGCGATCGCCAAAGAAGCAAACCCAACGGTCCGCAGTCGCCTCCTCCAAGGGTTACTCAACCAACGCCGGGAGGGAACCTGGGAAAATAGCTACGCCAACGCTGAAGCCCTGTCTGCCTTAGTCGCCTATAGCAACAGTCAACCCACCCCCCCCAACTTCACCGCCACCGCTAACCTAGGCGGCAATACCCTAGACTCCATGCAGTTCCAAGGGTATGAAAATTCCCGACAATTTATCCAAGTGGCAATGGATAGCCTCCCCAAAGGACAGACTAACCTCACCCTGAATAAAACCGGGAATGGCACCTTGCACTATTTGGTAGAATACGGATATCGGTTACCGGGAAATCAACCGGGACGGTATAACGGATTGCGAGTGCAACGGAACATCAGTCCAGTAGGAGGCGACAAGGCGATCGCTCAATTTGGATTAGCCAAACCCGATAAAAACCTAGTAGTAGATGCCGGACAAGTGTTTGATATTGGGTTAGAAATCATCAGCGATCGCCCCGTCGATCATGTGGTGATCACCGACCCGCTACCGGCAGGATTTGAAGCAGTTGATAGCAGTTTCCAGACCACAACTTCGGCAGTCAAGTCCGCACAAAGTAGCTGGGAAATTGGCTATCAGAACCTCTATAGCGATCGGATTGTCGCCTATGCCGATCGCCTGCAACCGGGAGTTTACACCCTGCATTATTTAGTGCGATCGGTCACCCCCGGTATTTACGAATGGCCCGGTGCCCATGTTCATCTCCAATATGCCCCCGAGGAGTTCGGGCGATCGGCCTCCTCCAGCTTGGAGGTGAAAGAGTAA
- the mrdA gene encoding penicillin-binding protein 2: protein MVTGQTSFFSKVSTNKTDTKRSPIRPFVMMSIVTLLLGVCGVRLAQLQIVEGEEYRERAEDNRIRLIPIPAARGNLVDRKGKLMAANRLARAVYLWPREQQPEQWKETAKKLGPLIDVSPEDIVNKINETGYASGMPVRIAQRIDPAAFVTIAEAMADIPGIEVRAESSRYYPEGNTGAHVLGYIGEATQEDLMANPDYPMGIIIGKMGIEKTINPQLTGVWGNRLVEVNANGEEIRELGVRSAISGEPLQLTLDADVQKAAERALGSRRGAVVVLDVKTGGVIAMASGPSFDPNIFTRNVRAAEWQRLQELENPFLNRALQGYPPGSTFKMVTAAAGIGTGKYHPDSYLGTSSYIVVGGIAFHEHSGGYGVIGFRDALAYSSNTFFYQVGMEVGPEAIAQWGGKLGIGESTSLDLLGLDGGTHGMIPTPEEKLRMYNEPWYAGDSVTMGIGQGMVLCTPLELAVMSAAFANGGNRVKPHFLASQSNTPLTKPEPVGLSPEAVSVIKQGMVDVVQKGTGRVLNDGTVPLSGGKTGTSEVLGQPSHALFVGFAPAVNPEISIAVVVENGGYGGVAAAPVALEVYRTYFKK, encoded by the coding sequence ATGGTTACCGGACAGACGAGTTTTTTCTCTAAAGTCAGTACGAATAAGACAGACACAAAGCGATCGCCGATCCGACCCTTTGTGATGATGAGCATCGTCACCTTACTCCTGGGTGTATGTGGCGTGCGTCTAGCACAGTTGCAGATTGTAGAAGGGGAAGAGTATCGCGAACGCGCAGAAGATAACCGGATTCGGTTGATTCCGATTCCGGCAGCGCGGGGTAATCTAGTAGACCGTAAGGGTAAGCTGATGGCAGCCAATCGGTTAGCGAGGGCGGTCTATTTATGGCCTCGGGAGCAACAACCAGAGCAATGGAAAGAAACCGCTAAAAAGCTCGGTCCCTTGATTGATGTTTCCCCTGAGGATATCGTCAATAAAATCAACGAAACCGGATATGCCTCGGGAATGCCGGTCCGGATCGCCCAAAGGATTGACCCCGCAGCGTTTGTGACCATCGCTGAGGCAATGGCAGACATTCCCGGAATTGAAGTGCGGGCCGAATCTAGCCGATACTATCCCGAGGGGAACACCGGCGCTCATGTTCTGGGATATATTGGCGAAGCCACCCAGGAAGATTTGATGGCGAACCCAGACTATCCGATGGGAATTATCATCGGCAAGATGGGAATCGAAAAGACGATTAACCCCCAATTGACCGGAGTTTGGGGGAATCGTCTAGTGGAGGTGAATGCCAACGGAGAGGAAATTCGCGAACTGGGGGTGCGATCGGCCATTAGTGGGGAACCCCTCCAGTTAACCCTAGATGCGGATGTCCAGAAAGCGGCGGAACGCGCACTGGGGTCCCGACGAGGTGCCGTAGTCGTCCTCGATGTCAAAACCGGGGGGGTGATTGCAATGGCCAGTGGACCCAGTTTTGACCCGAATATCTTTACCCGCAATGTTAGAGCAGCGGAATGGCAGCGTCTACAGGAGTTAGAAAATCCCTTTCTGAATCGCGCCTTGCAAGGTTATCCCCCCGGGAGTACCTTTAAAATGGTCACCGCAGCAGCCGGAATTGGGACTGGGAAATATCATCCCGATTCCTATTTAGGGACCTCCTCCTATATCGTGGTCGGTGGGATTGCCTTTCACGAACATAGTGGGGGATATGGAGTGATTGGGTTTCGAGATGCTTTGGCGTACAGTAGCAACACCTTTTTCTATCAAGTCGGGATGGAAGTCGGACCCGAGGCGATCGCCCAATGGGGAGGTAAACTCGGGATTGGCGAGTCTACCAGCTTAGATTTATTGGGACTCGATGGCGGAACTCACGGGATGATTCCCACCCCAGAGGAAAAACTTCGGATGTACAACGAACCCTGGTATGCCGGGGATAGCGTGACGATGGGGATTGGTCAAGGGATGGTATTATGCACCCCCTTGGAACTCGCCGTGATGTCTGCCGCATTTGCCAATGGCGGGAACCGAGTCAAACCTCATTTCCTCGCCTCTCAAAGTAATACCCCCCTGACTAAACCCGAACCCGTCGGACTCTCTCCCGAGGCGGTTTCAGTGATTAAACAGGGGATGGTGGATGTGGTGCAAAAAGGGACTGGCCGAGTCTTAAATGATGGGACTGTTCCCTTAAGCGGCGGGAAAACCGGGACCTCAGAAGTCTTAGGACAGCCTTCTCATGCCTTGTTTGTCGGATTTGCACCGGCAGTTAATCCCGAGATTTCCATCGCCGTCGTGGTGGAAAATGGCGGCTATGGCGGGGTTGCAGCAGCACCCGTCGCCTTGGAAGTTTACCGGACCTACTTTAAAAAGTAG
- a CDS encoding SMP-30/gluconolactonase/LRE family protein: MKTPKIIADYHCHNAEVPTWHPMEKRLYWSDIPTGRVFRYDPATTSHEQIYAGDSVGAIAVHEDGSLLFFMNKGAIARWQNDTLTPIIPEIPAERETRFNDCIVDPAGRVFSGTMEKGDHLGSLYRLNTDGTLTQVLEHLQIPNGMGFTLDRKHFYLTDSPKREIYIFDYDVSTGDISNRQVAITTPEGEGVPDGMTVDAEGYIWSARWDGHHLFRYSPDGKEVLRIPFPPKKVSALTFGGEDYTDIYATTAGGDNRAEEGEGAGAVFHLNLGIRGMPEFLAKIAV; encoded by the coding sequence ATGAAAACACCGAAAATTATCGCTGATTATCACTGCCATAATGCGGAGGTTCCTACCTGGCATCCGATGGAAAAACGCCTCTATTGGAGTGATATTCCCACAGGAAGGGTATTCCGCTATGACCCGGCAACGACATCCCATGAACAGATTTATGCCGGGGACTCCGTAGGGGCGATCGCCGTTCATGAGGATGGTTCCTTGCTGTTTTTCATGAATAAAGGGGCGATCGCCCGGTGGCAAAATGACACCCTCACCCCCATTATCCCGGAAATTCCTGCGGAACGAGAAACCCGGTTTAATGACTGCATCGTTGACCCCGCAGGACGAGTCTTTAGCGGCACAATGGAAAAAGGCGACCATCTCGGGTCCCTCTACCGCCTCAACACCGACGGCACTCTCACTCAAGTGCTAGAACATCTCCAAATTCCCAACGGCATGGGATTCACCTTGGACCGGAAGCACTTTTACTTGACCGATTCCCCCAAACGTGAGATTTATATTTTCGACTATGATGTATCAACCGGAGACATTAGTAACCGCCAAGTCGCCATCACCACCCCAGAAGGGGAAGGCGTCCCCGACGGCATGACCGTCGATGCAGAAGGCTATATCTGGTCCGCCCGATGGGATGGTCACCACCTCTTCCGCTACAGTCCCGATGGTAAAGAAGTGCTTCGCATCCCCTTCCCGCCGAAGAAGGTATCTGCCCTCACTTTTGGCGGGGAAGATTATACCGATATTTATGCCACCACCGCAGGCGGAGACAATCGCGCCGAAGAAGGAGAAGGTGCTGGTGCGGTGTTTCATCTCAATTTAGGTATTCGCGGGATGCCAGAATTTCTAGCAAAAATTGCGGTTTAA